The DNA region TCAGGATAACAACCAACGACACTAGGGTGGCGCTTATTATTTTATTAACAAATAAATTTAAATTAATCATCTAACTATTTTAAATATATATTTTTTTTATTTTATTTTAATATAATATAAAAAAACCGGTATTGCCGAAACGATCTATTTTAATACGCATTTTTAGAAACAAAGCCCTTGAAAATCGTTAAAAATATAATCTTTATATCTAACAAAATAGACCAGTTACTGATATACCAGTGATCATACTCAATGCGTTTTTCCATTTTTTCCAAGGTGTCTGTTTCACCACGCCAACCATTAATTTGTGCCCAGCCAGTAATACCGGGTTTTACGGCATGCCTCAACATATAACCGCGAATTCTTGACCTGTACAACTCATTATGTGCAGCCGCATGAGGACGTGGCCCGACCACGGACATATCACCGAATAAAACATTAAAAAACTGTGGTAACTCATCTAACGATGTCCGCCTAAGAAATCCTCCAAGCGGCGTAATACGACAATCATTTCTTGTCGCTTGTCTCACCAAATCACCATCATCCTCACAACTCATGGATCTAAACTTCCAAACGTAAATATCCTCGCCAGAAATACCATAACGTCGCTGTTTAAAAAACACAGGGCCGGGTGAAGTTGCTTTTACAGCCGCCGCTATAACGAGTAACAAAGGAGAAATCAACATCAAAATAAGCAACGATAGAATCACATCCTGTGATCGTTTTAGAAAAGCATCTATCCCATTAAAAGGTGTTTCGAACACACTAACAACCGGATGACCGCCCAAATTGCTCCATTGCCCATTAAATAATTGATAAGTATACAAGTCAGGGATGAGATAAACCGACGCAGTTGTGTCCGACAGGTCTAAAATCAGTTGTTTAATCCGTTGGTCCGCCTTCATTGGGAGCGTTATATAAACAATATCAACGTCACCTGATTTAACTTTATCGACTAAAGATCTCGTGTCACCAATAATAAGATCGACCGCATGATCATCACGATTAATGGTTCGATCGTCATAAAGCCCTTCAATACGCATTCCCAAAAATGGCTTCGCTTGAATGTGTTTAATTATTTGCGACGACAGCTCATTAGCCCCAACGATAGAAACTTGCCGAGAGTTATAACCTTGGCTTCTAAAATATTTGAGCACTAGGAAAAGCAAAGCACGCAAACTCAACAATACGATGGGGGTTACTAAAAACCAAGCTAACAAGATAAGTCTAGAAAAATCCGATGTTACCCTAAGGGTATAGCCCAATATCAACAAGCACAGTGTAACAACAAACCACACAAAACATAGGCGACGTACGAGCAAAATAAAATCAACGCCGCGCCAAGATTGATACAACCTAGCTATCTCAGCCGCAAAACCAAAAACCAGAACGGCTATCAATGCCAGCAAGTTATACTGTGGAACCCAGTTAACATTCCCAAAAAAACTCACTAGAAAGTAGAGCGAGAAGTAAATAACACTAACATCGAAAACTTTAAACAAAAGGGATAAATGGTGCAAATCCCTAATCATGCCTCTTTTACTACCATCCATAGCCTACCCTACCCTCACACTACTCAACTAAACTGCGACCAAAGACCATACGTTTGACGCTCTTCCTTATACACTTATATTTTAGTCTTAATTTAAGACCGCTGCTATTGTACCTAATGACTAAAATCAAACAATTTTGTTGACCTTGCTAGGAAAACGGTGAGCTGACTCACTTTACGACTACTTTATTAAGACAGACTGATAAACTTCAAAAGTTTGCTTTGCAATTTTATACCAATTATATTTCTCACCAACCCAGGCACGAATCTTATCGCGCTCCAGCTGTTCATAAGCTTTCAGGCTAAACTCTACAAGTTTATTTGTTAACTGTTCTATATTGCCTAGCTCAAAATAGCATTCTTCAGGTAGACCGACTTCTAAATTTGCAGGAATATTACTTGCGACACAAGGTAGTCCATAACCTAAAGCTTCTAACAGTGCTATTGGCAGGCCCTCATGAGATGACGGTAAAACAAACATACCTGCATTGGTGAGCAACTTTTTAAGAGGCTCTCCTGTTAAAAAGCCAGTTGATATAATATTAGGTGTATTCATGCATTGAGATACTACTTGATTACTGTAATCATCAGGGTGGTCTGAAGATCCAACTAAAACCAACTTCCATCCTTCGAGGTCAGCTTTCTTAAATGCACGGATCAAATCGAGATGTCGTTTCTCCGGCACCAACCGACTGACCATTAATATGTATTTATACTTAGTCAATCCATAATTTTGCAGGGCAACTTTTGATTTGGACAACTCCTGTAAAACCACACCATTAGGAATTAAAAATGACTCTACTGCATGATTTTTTTTGACAAGGTTAGCAATTGTTTCAGAGATAACAATGGTTGCATGTGAATATTTCACACCCCACTTTTCACCTAACCGTAACATAAGCTTTGCGAAGCCGCCCCATTTCAAACGGTCATAATCAGGTCCATGGTGTGTTACTACTACGCGCAAACATAACAATCTTGCTAATGGAGTCATTAGTGATGGGCCTATCGCTTGTATATGCAAAATATCCGGCCTTTTAATCGCCGCATAAAGTACTCCAAGAAATGTATGTATGATCGCCTCTAACCCTTTTGACTTTGGAGACCACAAAGAAACAAACCTAACACCTTTCCACCTGCTACCACTCTCCTGTTGCTGATATGGCTTTCTGACAATTGCTTCGACTTCACAACCAAGCTCAACCAGTAAAGGGCCTAGGTTTTCAACATGCGTTTCAACACCACCTTGTACTTGGGGAAATCCTCGTAACCCTAACATCATCACTCGTATAGGGCGGTTTACTATAGAATTACTGAGATTCATTTCTTAAATACCCCAAGCACATCCGATGCCAAGGTGGACCAACTGTACTCTTTTTTAAGTAATAGTCGCCCTCTCTTTCCCATTTCAGATGCAAGCTGTGGTTTAGTTAACAACCCCAATATTTTATCTTTCATTGATTCAAAATCATTGGGTTTTACCAGCAAACCTGTTTCGTTTTCAATCACTAGATCTCTGTAGAATAAGAAGTCCCAGACTACGACTGGCAACTCCATTGCCATTGCTTCTAAGCAGGTACCTGGCAGGCCTTCATAATAAGAAGTAGACGCATAGATACTGCTACGATTGTAATACCCTAGCATCTCAGAGAAAGGAACTTTTCCTGTCAGCAATATATTATTAGGGTGAAGAGACAAGGCTTCTCTTACATAAGCATCGTCATCACCATAACCAACAATGCAAATCTTAATATTTGATTTTTTTTCAATCAGTTGCAGACAAAGTTCAACCATCGCTCGGCTACCTTTACGAAACTCAATGCGTCCACAAAAAAGCACATCGATATCTTTTTTAACGGCCATATCTGGTGTAAACAAGTTCACATCGGCACCATTAGGTATTACCGTAACAGGCCCTTTAAAGCCATAAGCCAATACCTCCTGCCTTCCCTGCTCTGTTAGTGTAATGACCTTACTAGTTAACCCAAAAATATGGCGTTCCATCCACGACTTGACCACTAGAGAACTTTTACTCCACTGACTATTGAAGTGCCTAGTAGGATAAAACTGGCCTGACATACCTAGGTATGTAGTGTGAGCAGTAAGAACAACCGGGATCTTCCTTGGCAGAAAAAGCCCCGGAATAAGTGGTGGGAAGTGAAAATTTACCCACTGTATTTTCTCTTGTTTATATAACTTAATTATTACATATCGAGCTTTCACACCCCATAAAAGAAGATTAAACCGACTTGAACTAAATGGAATATGAATAATTTCAACGCCCTTATAACTACGAAACTCATAGTGTTCATCACCAGTTATTAAATATACTGGAGGGTGTTTATCTGGCAAATTGGATAAAAATGAATCTAAGTAACGCGCTATACCGCCGACGCCATAAAACTGAGGATATACGATTGCAATCACTTTAGATTCCCCAATATAAGGTTAAGCTCACCAATTAAACGTTCCCACCTATAACCAGAAATAATTTTTTCCCTAGCTTCATATTGCATCTGTGACATAACCTTAGAATCTTTAAATGTATTGCACACTGCTCGAGCAAGCGCTTTAGGGTTTTGCGGTTCGACCAATACACCATCCTTACCATTGCTCACAACTTCAGGAATCCCGCCGACAGCAGATGCAACCAAACAACTACCTGAAGCCATAGCTTCAAGTATCACCAAGCCAAATGGTTCCTGCCAAACTGAAGGAAAAACAACCATATCTGCTACTGAGTATAAGTATTTTAATTTTATATGTGGCAAATATCCCGTGAATAAAATTGCATCACTAACTGGCTCAGCCAAGCTCACTAACTCCTTCTCATAATCAGTTTTAGCTGCCCCACCAAAAAAAGACGAACCAGTAATAATCAAGAACGTATCTGGCATTTGACGATGAATCTCTTGAAATGCCTCTATAAGCACATGCACTCCCTTCACCGGAGACAGCCTCCCCACATAAAGCAAATAGCGACTATTTTCTTTTAAATCAACTATATCCACTAACTCTTGTTTTGCTTTATCACCGTATGGCTTAAAAACCTCTGGATCAGTTGCGTTTAAAATTACGCGAAAACGATCTGCGTATTCAGGAAAACAAGTCACTGCTTGCTTACGAATATAGTCGCTTACACACAATATTATATCTACTTTAGCTAGTGTTCGACGATAAAAAGGACGAAATATCCGACTAGACAGATGATCATTATGCATATGCAACACAATTTTCTGCCGCTTCTGTTTACTCAACATAAACAATACATTAGGCTCATTATGAAGGTATACAATATCGAACTCCTTCACAACTTTCGACACCCGACGGCCATACGAAACTACATTTTGTATTTTAGCAATATAACGTAGCGGATTCTTCCAAGTCAGCTTTTCTTTTATCTTGTAAAAAAAACTCTCTGCCGCAGTCCAAGGAATTCCAATATATTCAATCCCTTCATGCCCTTTTACACCTGCAGGACGAGAAACAATAGTAACTTTATTATCCTCAGATAATAAACGATGCGATACTTCATCAACCCAATGTTCGACCGCCCCACCTTGAACAGGTGGAACAGGCAACAACTCTGGCACTACAATAGCTAAAGATTTCATTACTTTCCTACCTATACTTTATACTAAAGACATGGTGCAACCAGGCTCGGGCAGCCCGACTCTAAACCACCAACCGGATCAGAATGCCAGTCAAATTTATTAAAATAATCAATAACATCCTGCCAATAATCCGTCCCATTCCATGGCTCAGCAGTACGCCGCAACCAAAACATGTAATTCGGCTTCAACTTACTCATTGCAAACTTATGAATTGACGCAACCGATGGCCTATTTTTTATGCCTTCACCACCAGTTGAAGATTGATAATTGTGATAATCAACAGCCATGCCAATTGGTATCGCACCAGCAATTTTAGGGTAGTAAGAATAAACACCTTGCTCTAGGTGTCTATTCTGGGAATACACATCTGGCCCACCCATACCAATACCGTAAGCTATTAACGTGTCAGTTACTTCATTAAGGGAAGATTCAGGGTAATTAACATATTGAATAACTGTTGTATTTGGAAAGCTGATCTTTGCCGCCCTGGCAACTCTAAGCATACCTGTAATATATTCTTTTATATGCGCTTTATGCCATTTCGGCTCATTACGACTGGGAGATGTTTCTTCAAAATTTATTGCTTCTAGCTGAGAATTCCTGTCAAATTCTTCTCCCAATGCAGCAACCAATGCAATCAATCGTTCCTGTACCTTATGGTTGTAGTAAGCAACGTTATAACCTTTACCTGTGTTAATAGGATAAACTCCACCGTCATACTCGTTAGTGAGCAAATAATCAGGAACAAATTTTTCATTCGTTACAAATGATTCAGCCTGCACTGACAAAATGAGATACTTATCTATTATCTTTAGGTTCGCAAGGTCATTTCTAATCTCGGAGAAATCATAAACACCAAATTGTGGCTCCAATTTGTTCCAAAAATATTTCTTCTGTACACCTCTAAATATCGGGTTGGCGCGTAACTCCCTCATTACGGAGTAAAAATATCTTGGCTCATCCTGATTCGGGTACACATAAATATAATGACCAGGGTGCCACTTCGTTTCAGCACTCGTCTGAAGTGACAAAAAAAGCATACAAAATAGCACAGTAAACATAATTGTATTTTTAAACTGCATTGTGATCCTTTTTTTTTACAAAAAATCCTATTAATTCTCTCACTCAAACCTCTCTATGATTTCTTAGGTTTAATAATAGCTGGAACTCCAACCGCGATATGTAATGTCGGAACATTTGAAATCACAACGGCATTTGCACCAATATCTACATTATCCCCAATAGTGACTTGACCTAGGATTTTTGCACCGGCACCAATGTTTACGTTAGAACCAATAATAGGTGCCTCTAAAGGACTGCTCATTTGTCGATTACCAATCGTTACTTCTTGTCGAATGACACAATCATCACCAATTGAAGAAGCGCCGTGAATGACAATACTTCCAAAGTGTTCTATGACTAATCTACGACCAATTTCAGCTTTAACACCGATATGAATACCGAAAAAAATTTCAGATAGTTTAGATAGAAACAAATGAATTGCCCCCCAGGGTAATCGAATAAACTTAGATGTATATTTAAATCTAGCATGACCAAAACGATATATTTGTAATGCCCAAAACCCTTGGGCTAAAAGTCCTTCACGGTAGACAGTCAAATCATCGAAAAAATATTTCATAATTGACTCTCTGTGCTATAGATCATTCGGAATCAGTGACTTATATGTGCCAGCTAAATTTGAAGCTAATTTGTTGTAATTCCGAACATCATTGACGTAAGTCTTGCCCTTTGCACTCATTACTTCGCGTTGATTAGGGTTATTCATTAAATCAAGCACTGCTTCAGCGAAAGTTGACGGTGCTAATGTTACACACACTCCTGCCCCACTTTCTAAAATCACTTGAGCCTGATCAGGATTATCATTTACAACAACAGGCACCCCTAAGGCCATATACTCGACTGCTTTAGTCGGTGATGCACTATCGAGTAAAAAACTTCTCGGAAAAGGTGACAAACCTAAGTCAGCATTGCGAACATAGCTCCATGCCTGTGTTGTCGGCAACCACCCAGTCCAAATCACATTTGAACTAACCCCTAGTTTCTCTGTTTGTTTTTTTAACCATTCTCTATGATCCTTATCTTCGGTATCACCCACCAATACTAATATAATGCTTGGTATTTCTCGCTTGATAAGGGTTAACATTTGAAAAAGAATTTCTATTTTCCTCACGCGATCTAATGTTCCCAAATAGACCAAAACTTGCTTGCCTTCAAGGCGTAAATCATCAAGTAATGGAGCATCACCTAGCTCAGCTAACTCTGTGTCGACACCCATTGGTACAGGTGTCATATTAGACATAGCGACACCATATTTAGCTATGTCGAGTTGCATCTGACGACTTTGTACAAAAACATGACCTGCTCTTGGTAAAATAATTCGGTATAACAGCCATTTCCCCAGATTACCTTGTAGCAAGGGAAACCAGAAACGCATACCCCCTTTTAAACCACGGGCTTTTGCTCGATCAATTTGTCCTTCGGATTGTGGATATGACAACCAATAATAAAAAGGTATTCTTTTTATTCTTGCGACAACCAATGCTACGAGTGCGATTACTGACATATCACGTACTTGAATAGCATTATATTTATCCCGGTCAACAGCTAGCAATACTTTAAATTGATGCCAAAACTTGAACAAATACTGTCCCGCACGATTTCGTGGTACATTACATAGAATAGCTTTACCTCCCTTCCAATCTGATATCTTTTGCTCTTTTGATTCGAAATCTCGCTCAGTTACCAAATCAGAAGTTATGCCATATCTAGGTAAATATTTCCCAAACAGCACAAGTAGATCTGACCTAAATGTTGGCCATTGTTCAGCGGTTAAGTAAAGTATATGAAGTTGTTTTCTATTCATGATTTTTTTCTGGCTCTGCGGGTATTAATACTGTTGCCAATGAGATCGTTACGATTGAGTAAATAGCCCAGGTACCCTAATACAATGGCATAAATTAACTCCATAGAAATAAGATTAACTATCGAATCAGAGTAAAACATGCTCAAGAAAAATAATGATATTGAAGCTTGAATTGCTAATGCATCAGCTTTCACTGACTCTTCACTAACTGAGTTATAGAGATTTCCTGCCGCACACCAAGCAGCAATAAAAACACTTATAAAAAGAAGACATCCGAGTAACCCAACATCCCAAAGTAATGTAGAAATGGCTGTTAGATTGATCCCATAATTAATATATTGATTACCAATATGCCCACCTAACGATCCCTCTGAAGTATACGAGCTACCCAAGCCATTGCCGAATAGAAAACTCATCGGTTCATGCCAATTATTTTGAGAAAACCAAAATGTAACTGATGTCATACGGTTAAGGTATTGTCCTGAAGAATACCCTTGATCTCCAACGTTATAGCGTAACGTTGAATTAATAACATCACCAAATGAACTACCCATAATCACAGTTATATATAAGTGCGCTAAAGCTGACGTCAGTAATGCTATTACCAATATTGAAAGTAAAAACTTCAGTGGTGATTTAACAAAATCTTTACGTAATAAAATAAATCCAACTATCGGTAACATTATTACTGCAATTTTTGTTTCTCCCATCCCTATCGGCAACAAACAAATAAATGTAAGCATATAAAAAACATTATTTTTAATTAACTTTAACCGCCAACGTGCCACAAGAAATGATAAAACCATAAAAAGATAGATGACCATCACTGAGTTTGGACTACCGCCCTGCAAATTAGCACCAAATGTTCCAGCAATAACATCAGTAGTTTCACTCGAGAGTTCAAGTCCACCTCTTTGAGGAACTAATACCAGCAATTGATACAACGCAAATGGGAATTGTAATAAGCCTACAACAAGCAAGAAAATAAACCATTGCTTGTAGTCTTTTATTTGAAACGCAATTAATGTTAGCGCCATCATCAAGCCAAAAGATTGAAAATAACGTTTAAACCCCGCCACAAATTCAGTTGCCGAATACCACTGAACAATGCTTACCAAAACTGTATACAACATTAACAATAGTGCCAACTTTAGAAAAAGCGGTGCTTTATTCTTTGATGTCCACATCATATTCTGTAACGATGGAACCATCAGCAACATGCTAAAACCAGAGACAACCCATGCTAGTTTACTTAAAAGAGGGTTAGCAGAGAGTATGCCGAATACAAAACCTATCACTAAGACTAACCAAACTACTTGTTTCGGCAAAAAAAGCAATACTAGCCCGATCAGCAAGCCCGCTCCTAAAACAGTTTTAATTGGATCTCCTAAACTTGCTAATAGCCCATATAACACTGCAATAAAACTTATACTGAGCAGTATTGCTGCAAATTTCAGATACTTCAGGCCCTGACTATTTTTAGTTGCAAATGCTAGCACTTTTCATGCTCTTGAATAGCATCAATAAAACAAGGCTCTATTGACTGCCATAAATAAGGTGTGCTGCTTTCAAATGCATACTGCTTCATATTCTGCAATTCATTTCTCTCATCCCAAAGACGTTGAACTGCTTGTGCGAGAGCAGTACTTTCATATTCAAATATGAGTCCATTTTTACCATCTTCTATATATTGCGTATGTGTTCTAATATTACTTGCGAGTACAGGTAAGCCTGCAACCAAATATTCAAAAAGCTTGGTGGGTGGGTTAAAACTATACCAAGGTAAGTCTTCCCAAAGACATAGCCCCGCGTCTACTTTTTCCATATAACTAGGAATCAAATTACCTGGCACCCTACCTATCAACGTCACAGATGCTTCAAGACCTAGCTCTTTCACTTTATCTACGCAATATTTCAATTGCTCTTCATTAGCACCTACAATAGTCAAATGAGCAATGTATTTCTCTTGATTTACTATAGCCATAGCATCAAGCATAAGGTCTCTACCTCTGTCTTTCTGAACTGAGCCCACATAGAGCATCCTTAAAGGCGCATCTTTAGTTCTATCAGTGCCTTTCAGAGCAACCTCCGAGAATGACTGTTGCACTCCCATATAGATCATTTTCATATTTTCAATTTTGCACCCATGAACAAGAAGGTCATCTCTGTGCGCTTCCCCAATTGGCATGACTAAACTGGAGCGACGGGCCCCCTGAAATATTAACCACTTCACGAATGCGCGGCTCCTTGTTTTGAGGAATGAAACACCTTTCTCCTGGGGAATAACGCGAGAAGGATGCTCGTTCCAGTAAGTAATTGCAGGTATACGGCCAATAAACATCGCAACGGGTGCAGCCATTGAATGAAGTAGGACCGAGAGAGCAGGCTTATTCTTTCTGATCAATGACGCACAACGTAGAAGATAACTAAGCCACCCCAAACGCCCATTTCGAGCATTAATGACTACATAATTCACATTTGAAAATTGTAATTCAGCTTGCGTAAGTGGGAATGTAGATACAAGTGTAAGGTTATAGTGTTCCGCTAATGTTTTTATACGATATGAAAAATCCAGAAACCCTGGTTGATTTTGGTCGAAACATGTAACTATTACACAGTTTTTTTTATTAATATGACTCATCTAATCCATTCCTTAAGGCCAAATTCTTTTACCATCGATCGAATCCGCTCACGTTGTCCAGAAGTAAGTCGTGAGGAAGCGATTTCGGTGCTTGTTGCATTCGTCCTTGATTTCTTATGTATTATGTAATGTTGTGGTTCACCTAGCCATCCTCTATCCTTTAGAAATATCCCCAATTTATTCCATTCATGTCCCTTTACTAAATCTTCGTACTGCACTACCATGCAGTTTTCAACACCTCGTAGTTGCTGCATGGCTATAAACATTTCGATACACCAGCGCAATGTCAATCGGTCGACTAAACTATCTTTATCCCAGTCATATATCATTAATAGCTTCTTCCACTCAGGATAAGAAGCTGCGTAGCTAAAGATATCTTCGGTTTTCCAAACAAACTTCCAGCCCTTAGCTTCTTGGTTGAGCATGGATTCAACAACTTTATCTGGCGATCGAACAATAAATAGTATTTTCACTTTCGGCCAGCTTTCTGCAATGTGTCCAATGCAATAGTTTGCTCTAATCAATTTGATTACACGTTTACTAAAAATTCCTGTTTTTGCATCCTGATCGATCCAATGCCCCTTGATAGAGCCAAACAACATATTCTCTACAGTCTTTTTTTTACTTTCAAACACATCCTTATCCCACAAGGCAACAGGTCTTTCAACCCTGTTCTCTAAATTTATCTCTCCAGATTTTTCAATCAAGAATTCACCATTTTTATCTACTATAAATGGTTCGAAAATAGTTCTTGCATTTAACATGTCAGAAACTACATTACCTAACCAAGTTGTTCCGCTGCGCCCAACACCGGCGACAATAACAGCATCCTTTCCTCTCACTGGCCATTCAATAAATTTTGGATCCGACAGTGCTCCCATTGATAAATTAATAGTTGGGTGGAAATATTTAAGATTATAGTTTCTCTGAATAACTTCCAATATATTTAAGGACATATCTCGCCTTTAATTTTTTTTCGCAAAAATGAACGATTTAATAATATTTACTTCTGATAATTCTATGGTTTTCATCCACCAAATAATCAAAGAATAAACACTAAGCACACTGGACAAAGAAAGTATAACGCCAAAAATAGAATCAACTCCCCACGGAATAAAATCTAACATCCATGAGGTAAAAATGAGAGCGATAATACCTGGCAATATAATTCCTATAAATATATTCCATGTAGGCTCGTATGAGTAATCACTTCTCGACAAACTAAAAACAATATAAAAGTTCATTGCAAGTGAAAACAAAAGTGGAGTGAACAGTAAATATATAGCATTAGTATTAACCGAAACTGCCATAGCAATTATCATGATAACTAAAGCGCGTATTCCAGCCTTGACTAATAATCTGCTCTTCTCCACTGAATTGAGTATCAATTGTAAAATCAACATATGGCTCCCAATTGTAAGTTGCACCATAATTAATACGAGTATCCACGACAACCCCTGAAACTTCCCATTGGTCATAAATTCTACTATTGTATATCCAGAGACTGCGGTCCATACAATTGCGGGTACCATTAGTAATAAATTTGATTTATAGAGCAGTTTGCAGCGATAGCGTAATATCGAAAAATCACGATTTTTTAAATAGTTAGCAATCATGATTGGCTCAATCAAGGCATAAAAGAAATGTAGCGGGATATACTGCCTAAACTTTTCTACAAGACTAATAAAGAAACCATAAGCTGCGACAATATCTACAGGAAGATAACTAGCAGTAACCATCTTCATAAAATAACCTTGTGGTGGAGCTGCAAGTAACATAAAACCATAATTATTTAGTGCGACTTTAGTGACTTGAGACCATACAGGCCATTGCTCTTTACTGACAACGGATAACTCTTCTTCTGAACTAGCCAATTGTTTTAAATAACGAAAAATCACCAGCAGAAATACGACGACACCTAACATTTCTGGGACAGCAAAAACCCACAAAACATCCTCCCAACTCAAGGTATCTTTCTCAAACAATATGATTGTGATAAGAACTAGTCTGCCGGCCCATTGAATCGTCAATAGACGAGTTAATGTCTTTTGCATCACAAGAGCTTGCAGTACTGCTGAAAAGTATTGAAACAGCGCCTCACTAATGATGAGACAAGCAAGGCCTATTGAGAAGAAGTTAAATTGAATACTGGCAAATATTTTATCAACTGAAGGCCACAAAATAGCTAGCAAAATAACTATTATTATCGTGACAAGAAATTTAACAATACTTACTGTCCAAATAAAATGGCTGAGTTCATGTGCCGTTCTATGTATTCTTCCTTCAGGAACATAACGTGCCACAAGTCGCCCCATGCCCAAGTCGGCCAGAATACCGCACATGGTTGCTAATCCACTCAAAGCAATATATGCAGCATAATCTTCGATATCCATCACGCGTACTAAAAGGATAACTGTCAGAAATCCAGCTAGCCCCGCGGCTCCCCTTCCAAACAAGTAATGGAGCGCATTATGTCTAACATTTTTTTTTGTATAAGGATCCGAATTAATATTTGTTGAATTAGTCATCTATTTCCCGTCTGATACGCTATTTCAATTCAACAGTAGTGTGCTTCCTTAAACCAGAAACCTTTGCTCGATATTCTGGTGACATCTCGCGAAGGATCTCTTCTACAAACATGGAATGATACTGGTAGGCACTTTTTGAGTCAGCATCTATAGATGAGATTCTAAATAATATGCCGTCGGGAATTTGACCTTTCAACGCATATCGAAATTGAGCTTTTTTCCTTTCCCAATCATTATTTACAGCATATTCTCCTACCATGAACCAGTACGTTACAGGTTCGTCACGAGATGGCATAGACGCTTCCATTCTTCTGACAGGGATATCTCCGAATAGAGTATTCAAAACTTCTTGTCTATTCGATAAAATTTGAAATCCTTGTCCTGAGTAACAACCTTTTGGGTCATGAGCAGCTAAGTCATCAGATTGATCTTTACCATA from Cycloclasticus pugetii PS-1 includes:
- a CDS encoding undecaprenyl-phosphate glucose phosphotransferase, with amino-acid sequence MDGSKRGMIRDLHHLSLLFKVFDVSVIYFSLYFLVSFFGNVNWVPQYNLLALIAVLVFGFAAEIARLYQSWRGVDFILLVRRLCFVWFVVTLCLLILGYTLRVTSDFSRLILLAWFLVTPIVLLSLRALLFLVLKYFRSQGYNSRQVSIVGANELSSQIIKHIQAKPFLGMRIEGLYDDRTINRDDHAVDLIIGDTRSLVDKVKSGDVDIVYITLPMKADQRIKQLILDLSDTTASVYLIPDLYTYQLFNGQWSNLGGHPVVSVFETPFNGIDAFLKRSQDVILSLLILMLISPLLLVIAAAVKATSPGPVFFKQRRYGISGEDIYVWKFRSMSCEDDGDLVRQATRNDCRITPLGGFLRRTSLDELPQFFNVLFGDMSVVGPRPHAAAHNELYRSRIRGYMLRHAVKPGITGWAQINGWRGETDTLEKMEKRIEYDHWYISNWSILLDIKIIFLTIFKGFVSKNAY
- a CDS encoding glycosyltransferase family 4 protein, which encodes MMLGLRGFPQVQGGVETHVENLGPLLVELGCEVEAIVRKPYQQQESGSRWKGVRFVSLWSPKSKGLEAIIHTFLGVLYAAIKRPDILHIQAIGPSLMTPLARLLCLRVVVTHHGPDYDRLKWGGFAKLMLRLGEKWGVKYSHATIVISETIANLVKKNHAVESFLIPNGVVLQELSKSKVALQNYGLTKYKYILMVSRLVPEKRHLDLIRAFKKADLEGWKLVLVGSSDHPDDYSNQVVSQCMNTPNIISTGFLTGEPLKKLLTNAGMFVLPSSHEGLPIALLEALGYGLPCVASNIPANLEVGLPEECYFELGNIEQLTNKLVEFSLKAYEQLERDKIRAWVGEKYNWYKIAKQTFEVYQSVLIK
- a CDS encoding glycosyltransferase family 4 protein; its protein translation is MIAIVYPQFYGVGGIARYLDSFLSNLPDKHPPVYLITGDEHYEFRSYKGVEIIHIPFSSSRFNLLLWGVKARYVIIKLYKQEKIQWVNFHFPPLIPGLFLPRKIPVVLTAHTTYLGMSGQFYPTRHFNSQWSKSSLVVKSWMERHIFGLTSKVITLTEQGRQEVLAYGFKGPVTVIPNGADVNLFTPDMAVKKDIDVLFCGRIEFRKGSRAMVELCLQLIEKKSNIKICIVGYGDDDAYVREALSLHPNNILLTGKVPFSEMLGYYNRSSIYASTSYYEGLPGTCLEAMAMELPVVVWDFLFYRDLVIENETGLLVKPNDFESMKDKILGLLTKPQLASEMGKRGRLLLKKEYSWSTLASDVLGVFKK
- a CDS encoding glycosyltransferase family 4 protein, encoding MKSLAIVVPELLPVPPVQGGAVEHWVDEVSHRLLSEDNKVTIVSRPAGVKGHEGIEYIGIPWTAAESFFYKIKEKLTWKNPLRYIAKIQNVVSYGRRVSKVVKEFDIVYLHNEPNVLFMLSKQKRQKIVLHMHNDHLSSRIFRPFYRRTLAKVDIILCVSDYIRKQAVTCFPEYADRFRVILNATDPEVFKPYGDKAKQELVDIVDLKENSRYLLYVGRLSPVKGVHVLIEAFQEIHRQMPDTFLIITGSSFFGGAAKTDYEKELVSLAEPVSDAILFTGYLPHIKLKYLYSVADMVVFPSVWQEPFGLVILEAMASGSCLVASAVGGIPEVVSNGKDGVLVEPQNPKALARAVCNTFKDSKVMSQMQYEAREKIISGYRWERLIGELNLILGNLK
- a CDS encoding serine O-acetyltransferase, which gives rise to MKYFFDDLTVYREGLLAQGFWALQIYRFGHARFKYTSKFIRLPWGAIHLFLSKLSEIFFGIHIGVKAEIGRRLVIEHFGSIVIHGASSIGDDCVIRQEVTIGNRQMSSPLEAPIIGSNVNIGAGAKILGQVTIGDNVDIGANAVVISNVPTLHIAVGVPAIIKPKKS
- a CDS encoding glycosyltransferase; protein product: MNRKQLHILYLTAEQWPTFRSDLLVLFGKYLPRYGITSDLVTERDFESKEQKISDWKGGKAILCNVPRNRAGQYLFKFWHQFKVLLAVDRDKYNAIQVRDMSVIALVALVVARIKRIPFYYWLSYPQSEGQIDRAKARGLKGGMRFWFPLLQGNLGKWLLYRIILPRAGHVFVQSRQMQLDIAKYGVAMSNMTPVPMGVDTELAELGDAPLLDDLRLEGKQVLVYLGTLDRVRKIEILFQMLTLIKREIPSIILVLVGDTEDKDHREWLKKQTEKLGVSSNVIWTGWLPTTQAWSYVRNADLGLSPFPRSFLLDSASPTKAVEYMALGVPVVVNDNPDQAQVILESGAGVCVTLAPSTFAEAVLDLMNNPNQREVMSAKGKTYVNDVRNYNKLASNLAGTYKSLIPNDL